The Amphiprion ocellaris isolate individual 3 ecotype Okinawa chromosome 12, ASM2253959v1, whole genome shotgun sequence region TCCTCAGCGTCTTCCAGCGGCACAACGAGTCGCTGAACGTGTGGACTCACCTGCTGGTGGGTCCGGTGCTGCTGCTCCGCTGGTGGGCCAACGTTAGCGCCCTGGGGTTCTCCCTGGACGCAGCCTCTCTACCTCTGAGCCTCTTCCTGGTGTCGGCTCTCACCTACCTGAGCCTCAGCGTGGCGGCTCACCTCCTGCAGTCTCACTCTGAGCATGCCcactacttcttcttcttcctggaCTATGTCGGAGTAGCCGTGTACCAGTACGGCTGCTCTCTGGGTCATTATTTCTACACGTCGGAGGCGGCGTGGAGGGAAAGCGTCGGGCTGCTGTTTCTACCTGGAGCCGGCTTCTTCGGGTGGCTCTCCTGCGCCGGCTGCTGCTTTGCCAAGTCCAGGTACAGACGACCGTATCCTCTGAGGCGTAAAGTCTGCCAGCTGATCCCCACCAGCATGGCCTACCTGCTGGACATCAGCCCCGTCGCCCACCGACTGACCACCGTCTCCTGGACCGTGGAGCCCTCGCAGCCCTTCCACGCCCTGCAGATCTCCTCCTTCCTGCTGTCCGCCGTCTTCTTCTCCTGTCCCATCCCAGAGTGCTTCTTCCCGGGCCGGTGTGACTTCGTGGGCCAGGGCCACCAGATCTTCCACCTGTTCCTGTCCCTGTGCACTGTCTTCCAGCTGGAGGCGCTGTTCCAGGACTACAGCAGGCGGAGGGACACGGTGGTGGACGTGTTTGGAGAGAGGCAGCTGTGGTGGGCTTGTGTCTCCTTTCCCATTctgttcttctgctgcttcctgaCAGCTCTGATCACCATGAGGCTCGTCAACGAGGATCtgcagaggaagcaggagaggGAAAAGTGTTTATAAAGACGTGAAAGGGGTTTGAGTTGTACCAAATAATATGAGTCTAACATTAATAATGAAATGAAGCTGTCCATCTGTGTTATTGCTGAACAGTTTAACCATCTGTAtgagaaaaatgtgattaaagtacttgaacaataaaataatgtgaaacactttttttttacccaaaaaaaatctacttagAAAttctacaagaaaaaaataattccatCAATAAATATCTAATTTTATGAATTATTATGAGAACTTAGATAAATGTTACACAAAAAATTGTACTATttacagaaaaagcacaaatattCTGTAGGAAAATGTCAGATTTGAGATTAAATTTTTAATGGCAAAATATTTGAAGAGAAATTTGTAATTATGAGAAATCAGTAaagttttcacagtgaatcATCCTCCTGTTGAACTGGAGGCTGATCTGTGTAGAAATCTGAAGGATGTTGGAGTAAAGCAGTGTCCAAAGTGCATTTCCGGTCCATATTGTTGGAAATATAAATGAGaataaccctgtaagacccaaatatagaaaaaaagtgtgtgtgtgtatatatatatatatatatatatatatatatatatatatatatatatatatatatatatatatatatatatatatatatatatatatatatatatataataaaataaaatgactaaacaataaaactaaaaatatatataataataataatatacataaaccaaaatatagaaaaaataacaaaaaataaaactaaaaatataaagaataacaataaaatttaaGCCCAAGTATAGAAgataatgagtaaaaaaaattatatatatatatatatgtgtgtgcgtgtgtgtgtgtatgtagcaaaaaataaaactataaaaagtaataataataatgatgataataatgttAATATATACACTCTGAAAATGAGCAACCCCcccaaatataaaatataaaacaattatagagaaaaatagcaaaaaataaaatcaaactaaaaataataatatcaaCCCAAgtataaaagaaaatgatgcaaaaattatgtgtatatatatatatatatatatatatatataaatataaaagaaaatgatgcaaaaattatgtgtatatatatatatatatatatatatatgaaataaaactaatgtAGAGTTTCTGCAACAGGGGCTTTACAGGGACAATAAACAGATGTGTTTTCAAAAAGATCCACTGATACAGAAAACAAGCAATTACATGTTTCCAATATGTTTATTGTTCACTCCAAACCTGCTTCTCGAGCtctaaatatttcacatttctgtttccCACAAAGACTCTCTGCTGTCGGGAGCGAGCAGCATTGGAAAAATACGCCTGAAATCTGGATTGTGTCGTTCACTGAATAGGACCGGCCACATTTCTGTGAACAAAGAGGCCAGTTTTTAAACTCAGGACTGCATGGAGTCAGAACGTTTTCCCAAGAGGGAGGAATCCCTCAGCAGATCCACAGTGAAGTGTGTGGGCTGGAAAAGATGACCGAGGACAACACTGCCCTGCAGGggcaaacacaaacaactgcaCTTTTAGTTTTGCTATATTTTGTTGCAGACACTCAGGATGTGGTGATCACTACTGTCTCCTCTGTCctcttaatatttatttaaagaaattaaaaaggTTTCCATAATGATATTCAGTAGATTTACACCATCCAGATAACCAGCCgacatggaaagcatgaaactACATAAACAGAATCTACAAAAAGTACTTGGCAGATCCTATGTGTTCAGAAGAGGCTATAAAGTGACTCATGCCCGTTTGGACTCTCTTGTTGGACACAAATCCGTCTCGTTGACCCTGTTTGCAGCTCTAAGCTA contains the following coding sequences:
- the paqr8 gene encoding membrane progestin receptor beta isoform X2, with amino-acid sequence MSADVLQRLSTFTLSVKHLGRLPRLSDLIPASLPSPSPTVTVSQVPSLFREPYILSGYRPLRQDWRCYLLSVFQRHNESLNVWTHLLVGPVLLLRWWANVSALGFSLDAASLPLSLFLVSALTYLSLSVAAHLLQSHSEHAHYFFFFLDYVGVAVYQYGCSLGHYFYTSEAAWRESVGLLFLPGAGFFGWLSCAGCCFAKSRYRRPYPLRRKVCQLIPTSMAYLLDISPVAHRLTTVSWTVEPSQPFHALQISSFLLSAVFFSCPIPECFFPGRCDFVGQGHQIFHLFLSLCTVFQLEALFQDYSRRRDTVVDVFGERQLWWACVSFPILFFCCFLTALITMRLVNEDLQRKQEREKCL
- the paqr8 gene encoding membrane progestin receptor beta isoform X1; amino-acid sequence: MIHGGKLKLTAVMQLFGKRPCCWEQTEDKNHTFSRVDFQASLLGSFVQKAEHPFVFRASSPSPVMSADVLQRLSTFTLSVKHLGRLPRLSDLIPASLPSPSPTVTVSQVPSLFREPYILSGYRPLRQDWRCYLLSVFQRHNESLNVWTHLLVGPVLLLRWWANVSALGFSLDAASLPLSLFLVSALTYLSLSVAAHLLQSHSEHAHYFFFFLDYVGVAVYQYGCSLGHYFYTSEAAWRESVGLLFLPGAGFFGWLSCAGCCFAKSRYRRPYPLRRKVCQLIPTSMAYLLDISPVAHRLTTVSWTVEPSQPFHALQISSFLLSAVFFSCPIPECFFPGRCDFVGQGHQIFHLFLSLCTVFQLEALFQDYSRRRDTVVDVFGERQLWWACVSFPILFFCCFLTALITMRLVNEDLQRKQEREKCL